From the genome of Apus apus isolate bApuApu2 chromosome 19, bApuApu2.pri.cur, whole genome shotgun sequence, one region includes:
- the LOC127392702 gene encoding basic proline-rich protein-like translates to MDVWSQGDTLSPMRSCHPPAQSCCWGVCPVTLCQQSGGDGGAELQHGAGRTVTLRTWQVLLDCSPPDPFTARPSWSSPGSRGTRGADKSSRTAGPSPHCWGARFGHKQPWSLARTLVAPRGVSVPVRGVQGAVASRDTVSSPPAPAPGADGPIYGSGGSSAGLAKRPEGRGARTRRGHAWGAAEGQPGGQPGWDTLGGVGCLGLPWGEPRVPTAMSPPATAHRGYQPPPGHSSPGHELPGYEPPGPKPLWP, encoded by the exons ATGGATGTGTGGAGCCAAGGGGACACCCTGAGCCCCATGAGGAGCTGCCACCCCCCTgcccagtcctgctgctggggtgtgTGTCCTGTcaccctgtgccagcagagtggtggggatggaggtgctgagctgcagcatggAGCTGGGAGGACTGTCACCCTGAGGACCTGGCAG GTGCTGCTGGATTGTTCACCCCCTGACCCCTTCACTGCCCGACCCTCCTGGAGTTCCCCGGGGAGCAGGGGGACACGGGGAGCCGACAAGAGCAGCCGCACGGCCGGGCCCTCCCCCCACTGCTGGGGGGCCAGGTTTGGCCACAAGCAGCCTTGGTCGCTTGCCCGGACACTGGTGGCACCCAGAGGGGTGTCCGTCCCTGTTCGGGGCGTGCAGGGAGCTGTTGCTTCCCGGGACACAGTCTCCTCCCCGCCTGCGCCTGCCCCGGGAGCTGACGGCCCTATTTATGGATCGGGTGGTTCATCAGCGGGTTTGGCCAAACGTCCCGAAGGCCGCGGGGCTCGGACACGTCGCGGACACGCCTGGGGGGCTGCGGAGGGTCAGCCAGGGGGGCAGCCGGGGTGGGACACGCTCGGTGGGGTGGGCTGCCTTGGCCTGCCATGGGGAGAGCCGCGAGTCCCCACAGCCATGAGCCCCCCGGCCACGGCCCACCGTGGCTACCAGCCCCCCCCCGGCCACAGTTCCCCTGGCCATGAGCTCCCTGGCTACGAGCCACCCGGCCCAAAGCCCCTCTGGCCATAA
- the CERCAM gene encoding inactive glycosyltransferase 25 family member 3, producing MDYPARSIALWCATDHNLDNTTAMLREWLGAVGKDYHSVAWKVQEEPSSYPDELGPKHWSDKRYENLMKLKQEALTYAREQQADYILFMDTDSILTNNQTLKFLMAQNKSVVAPMLDSQTFYSNFWCGITPQGYYRRTADYFPTKNRQRVGCFPVPMVYATFLIDLRKEETSQLAFYPPHPNYTWAFDDIIVFAYSCLAAGVEVQVCNQQRFGYINVPVKAHQTLEDEHANFVHLTLEAMVDGPPMQRSRHISLLPRPLTKMGFDEIFLINLVRRPDRRQRMLASLQELEITPQVVDAVDGSALNSSDIKVLGVDLLPGYYDPFSGRTLTKGEVGCFLSHYNIWKEIVSRGLERSVVFEDDVRFEAAFPARLRRLMEELERAQQDWDLIYLGRKQVNVEDEEPVEGVRNLVVAGYSYWTLAYAISHRGAQKLLAAKPLSKMLPVDEFLPIMYDKHPNEDYKQHFTPRDLLVFSAHPLLVYPTHYAGDSNWLSDTETSTIWDDDAKKTDWAGSQKSLRDSQSSTSHLRSAARDEL from the exons ATGGACTATCCTGCCCGGAGCATCGCCCTGTG GTGTGCCACGGACCACAACCTGGACAACACGACGGCGATGCTGCGGGAGTGGCTGGGGGCGGTGGGGAAGGACTATCACTCGGTGGCCTGGAAGGTGCAGGAGGAGCCCAG CTCCTACCCTGATGAGCTGGGGCCCAAGCACTGGAGCGACAAACGCTAtgaaaacctgatgaagttgAAGCAGGAGGCTCTCACCTACGCCcgggagcagcaggcagactACATCTTG tTCATGGACACTGACAGCATCCTGACCAACAACCAGACCCTCAAGTTTCTGATGGCGCAGAACAAGTCAGTGGTGGCCCCCATGCTGGACTCCCAGACTTTCTACTCCAACTTCTGGTGTGGCATCACGCCCCAG GGCTACTACCGCCGGACAGCCGACTACTTCCCCACCAAGAACCGGCAGCGGGTGGGCTGCTTCCCTGTCCCCATGGTCTACGCCACCTTCCTGATCGACCTGCGGAAGGAGGAGACCTCACAGTTGGCTTTTTACCCACCCCATCCCAACTACACCTGGGCCTTTGATGATATCATTGTCTTTGCCTACTCCTGCCTGGCGGCTG GTGTGGAGGTCCAGGTGTGCAACCAGCAGCGCTTTGGCTACATCAATGTCCCCGTGAAAGCCCACCAGACACTGGAGGATGAACATGCCAACTTTGTGCATCTCACACTAGAGGCCATGG TGGATGGTCCCCCCATGCAGCGCTCCAGGCacatttccctcctccccaggccaCTCACAAAAATGGGCTTTGATGAA atCTTCCTCATCAACCTGGTGCGGAGGCCGGACCGGCGCCAGCGGATGCTGGcatccctgcaggagctggagatcACCCCCCAGGTGGTGGACGCTGTGGATGGGAG CGCCCTCAACAGCAGCGACATCAAGGTGCTGGGGGTGGACCTGCTCCCTGGGTACTATGACCCCTTCTCTGGCCGCACGCTCACCAAGGGTGAGGTTGGCTGCTTCCTCAGCCACTACAACATCTGGAAGGAG aTCGTGTCCCGGGGGCTGGAGAGGTCGGTGGTCTTTGAGGACGACGTGCGCTTCGAAGCCGCCTTCCCGGCGCGGCTGCGGCGGCtgatggaggagctggagcgGGCACAGCAGGACTGGGACCTCAT CTACCTGGGGAGGAAGCAGGTGAACGTGGAGGATGAGGAGCCCGTGGAGGGCGTGAGGAACCTGGTGGTGGCCGGGTACTCCTACTGGACCCTGGCCTATGCCATCTCCCACCGCGGGGCACAGAAGCTGCTGGCTGCCAAGCCCCTCTCCAAAATGCTGCCAGTGGACGAGTTCCTGCCCATCATGTACGACAAGCACCCCAA TGAGGATTACAAGCAGCACTTCACCCCCCGGGACCTGCTGGTGTTTTCAGCTCATCCTCTCCTGGTTTATCCCACTCACTACGCCGGGGACAGCAACTGGCTGAGTGACACCGAGACCTCCACCATCTGGGACGACGATGCCAAGAAGACCGACTGGGCTGGCTCTCAGAAGAGCCTGAGGGACTcgcagagcagcaccagccacctCCGTTCTGCTGCCCGTGACGAGCTGTGA